One genomic region from Terriglobus aquaticus encodes:
- a CDS encoding glycosyltransferase family 4 protein: MQTHPSNQWQFVLVHGGARDSYQVALALHEAGLLRTLVTDLFASETALQRWSRFIPPGLRSLLEARSAPLPSTHVQQHAIAGLLAVALERWRHVPFALRRSARRLSDRRLGRAAGHLAASTGSRLLAYSYFAAPAFSAAGSAPLLFQVHPHPLTVRRILHDERALHPQCASSLDQEWELALPEHDLKTLIRESETAHAYIVASSFTQNSLIEHGVPAHRITVVPYGVDLQRFHPRPAPRLHDGILRLLFVGRINQRKGLLYLLQALSQLSDVNLHLTICGRVVDDLQLFRPFADRITLRPSVSAKELAAAYQQADLFVFPSLAEGFGQVLLEALASGLPILSTTHTAAPDLIEDGVHGWIVPPRDVDQLAHRIRWASEHRDDLHTMAAAARSRAELYTWQRFRAGVVQFALQHARATVATSPASDAELVQV, encoded by the coding sequence ATGCAAACTCACCCATCCAACCAGTGGCAGTTCGTACTTGTCCACGGCGGCGCCCGCGACAGCTACCAGGTCGCCCTCGCGCTCCATGAGGCAGGCCTGCTGCGAACGCTCGTTACCGATCTGTTTGCTTCAGAAACGGCTCTGCAGCGTTGGTCCAGGTTCATCCCTCCAGGACTCCGCTCGCTGCTGGAGGCGCGCTCCGCTCCGCTGCCGTCCACACACGTTCAGCAGCACGCGATCGCAGGGCTGCTGGCGGTCGCGCTCGAACGTTGGCGGCACGTTCCGTTCGCATTGCGGCGTTCGGCTCGCCGGCTCTCAGACCGCCGTCTTGGAAGAGCGGCGGGTCACCTCGCCGCCAGCACCGGGTCTCGCCTGCTGGCGTACAGCTACTTTGCCGCGCCCGCCTTTAGCGCGGCTGGCAGCGCCCCCTTGCTGTTCCAGGTGCATCCGCATCCACTCACCGTCCGTCGCATCCTGCACGACGAACGCGCGCTGCATCCGCAATGTGCATCCTCGCTAGATCAGGAGTGGGAGCTTGCATTACCCGAGCACGATCTAAAAACTCTGATTCGCGAATCGGAAACGGCGCACGCGTATATCGTTGCCTCCAGCTTCACCCAGAACAGCCTGATTGAGCACGGCGTACCAGCACACCGCATCACGGTCGTGCCCTACGGTGTCGATCTGCAACGCTTCCATCCCCGGCCCGCGCCTCGACTGCACGACGGTATCCTGCGCCTGCTCTTCGTCGGGCGCATAAATCAACGCAAGGGCCTGCTGTACCTTCTGCAAGCGCTGTCTCAACTGAGCGATGTCAATCTGCACCTGACCATCTGTGGCCGCGTCGTAGATGATCTTCAGCTCTTCCGCCCCTTCGCCGACCGCATCACCCTGCGTCCGTCCGTTTCGGCAAAAGAGCTCGCGGCCGCCTACCAGCAGGCGGACCTCTTCGTTTTCCCCTCTCTTGCAGAGGGCTTCGGCCAGGTGCTTCTGGAAGCGCTCGCCAGCGGCCTGCCCATCCTTTCCACTACTCACACCGCAGCTCCCGATCTGATCGAAGACGGTGTACATGGATGGATCGTTCCACCTCGTGACGTCGATCAACTGGCCCATCGGATCCGCTGGGCAAGCGAACATCGTGACGATCTTCATACCATGGCTGCGGCCGCGCGGAGCCGAGCGGAACTCTACACCTGGCAGCGCTTTCGCGCGGGCGTAGTTCAGTTCGCCCTGCAGCATGCAAGGGCAACGGTCGCCACATCTCCTGCTTCCGATGCGGAACTGGTGCAAGTATGA